The following proteins come from a genomic window of Pseudomonas syringae:
- a CDS encoding helix-turn-helix transcriptional regulator gives MGSAITESATKELLIQQMVNTITELDGQTAIENALEWLRRECDCERAMFYQFKGPLLLTFITSNVDDSWGKAYRQHELVTQDPVIRYYRNQLGFLNWQDAFRLYPVSVCYDEAVDASELLPAISYGYTSHCRGTESVTSVCTLAEVEKPINAEQKYLVSSLMPVLHSVARGLKFCSRGLSHRELETLQWARDGKTAWEISVIRDVSESTVKYHLKTIYSKLGVANRAQAVGEALCRGLIR, from the coding sequence ATGGGCAGTGCCATTACAGAGAGCGCAACGAAAGAGCTATTGATACAGCAGATGGTAAACACGATTACCGAGCTTGATGGCCAGACCGCCATCGAGAACGCCCTTGAATGGCTCCGCCGCGAATGTGATTGCGAGCGGGCGATGTTCTATCAGTTCAAAGGGCCGCTATTGCTGACGTTCATCACCTCGAATGTCGACGACAGCTGGGGCAAGGCCTATCGGCAGCATGAACTGGTCACTCAGGACCCGGTCATTCGCTACTATCGCAATCAGCTAGGGTTTCTGAACTGGCAAGATGCGTTTCGGCTCTACCCGGTATCAGTCTGTTACGACGAAGCGGTGGATGCCAGTGAGTTGCTACCAGCCATTTCCTACGGGTATACCAGCCATTGCCGCGGTACAGAAAGCGTGACATCGGTCTGTACGCTGGCAGAGGTGGAAAAACCGATCAACGCTGAACAAAAGTATCTGGTCAGCAGTCTCATGCCCGTACTGCACAGTGTTGCGAGAGGGCTGAAGTTCTGTTCTCGCGGGTTGAGTCATCGAGAGCTGGAAACATTGCAGTGGGCCAGAGACGGAAAAACCGCCTGGGAAATATCGGTGATCCGTGATGTTTCGGAATCCACGGTCAAGTATCACCTCAAGACCATTTACTCCAAGCTGGGCGTTGCGAATAGGGCGCAAGCGGTGGGTGAAGCCTTGTGCCGTGGCTTGATCAGGTAG
- a CDS encoding DUF3509 domain-containing protein: MTFIQEKFASVFSDYTVTTQPRPDGGVLVSLRDNDGKQIRRSVSYAQLHTPVQLEWVISAIRRDLAAQASELPAISMLQSQHRFDLPTYHTR, encoded by the coding sequence ATGACTTTTATTCAAGAAAAATTCGCTTCCGTATTTTCCGACTACACAGTGACCACTCAGCCTCGCCCGGATGGCGGCGTTCTGGTTTCACTGCGTGATAACGACGGCAAGCAGATTCGTCGCTCCGTGTCTTACGCGCAACTGCACACACCAGTTCAGCTGGAATGGGTTATCAGCGCAATTCGCCGTGACCTCGCTGCACAGGCCAGCGAGCTGCCCGCCATTTCGATGTTGCAAAGCCAGCACCGTTTCGATCTGCCGACTTACCACACACGTTGA
- a CDS encoding ankyrin repeat domain-containing protein, whose product MTDSDISQAKTMTEDEAAEFAEQVFDVARQGNAVMLERLLEKGLPADLRNHKGDTLLMLASYHSHQDAVRVLLNHGADPEIRNDNGQSPIAGAAFKGDLGVVKLLVEAGANVEASAADGRTALMMAAMFNRSEIVDYLISKGADPHVCDAKGITALGAAQAMGASITAEQLTKLGVQAARS is encoded by the coding sequence ATGACCGATTCAGATATCAGCCAAGCGAAGACCATGACCGAGGATGAGGCAGCCGAATTTGCCGAGCAGGTCTTCGATGTAGCTCGTCAGGGCAATGCCGTCATGCTGGAGCGTCTTCTTGAAAAGGGCCTCCCTGCAGATTTGCGTAATCACAAGGGCGACACGCTGCTGATGCTGGCCAGCTATCACAGCCACCAGGACGCGGTTCGGGTATTACTCAATCACGGCGCTGATCCGGAAATTCGTAATGACAACGGCCAGAGCCCGATTGCCGGTGCGGCCTTCAAGGGGGATCTGGGTGTCGTCAAACTGCTGGTCGAGGCGGGTGCCAATGTGGAAGCGTCTGCTGCCGATGGCCGAACCGCGTTGATGATGGCGGCCATGTTCAACCGCAGCGAGATCGTCGACTACCTGATCAGCAAAGGGGCTGATCCGCATGTCTGTGATGCCAAGGGTATTACCGCACTGGGCGCCGCTCAGGCGATGGGGGCGAGCATCACCGCCGAGCAACTGACCAAACTGGGCGTGCAGGCCGCAAGGTCCTGA
- a CDS encoding ZIP family metal transporter: MPSPAQPGTSRETWFSHLQTSPLVSLGLAIALLSVVGLGGASLYNAFYGTSQVNFNHALLGGIAGFMATALGAVIAVALRDVSQRAQDIMLGFAAGMMLAASSFSLILPGLEAAREITGNGPFAAATVVTGLGLGVLLMLGLDKFTPHEHESVGRQGPHSERINRVWLFVLAITLHNLPEGMAIGVSFASGDLNVGLPLTTAIAIQDIPEGLAIALALRATGLSAFKAMLVAIGSGLMEPLGALIGLGISSGFAIAYPVSMGLAAGAMIFVVSHEVIPETHRNGHQTSATLGLMGGFAVMMFLDTALG, translated from the coding sequence ATGCCGTCACCTGCACAGCCCGGAACATCCAGGGAGACGTGGTTTTCCCACCTCCAGACCAGCCCGTTGGTAAGCCTGGGCCTGGCGATTGCGCTGCTGTCCGTCGTCGGCCTGGGCGGCGCCAGCCTGTACAACGCGTTTTATGGCACCAGCCAGGTCAACTTCAATCACGCACTGCTGGGCGGCATCGCAGGTTTTATGGCCACCGCGCTCGGTGCGGTCATTGCAGTAGCCCTGCGCGATGTGTCGCAACGCGCTCAGGACATCATGCTTGGCTTTGCCGCAGGCATGATGCTGGCTGCCAGCTCGTTCTCGCTGATTCTGCCGGGGCTGGAAGCTGCCCGGGAAATTACCGGCAACGGCCCCTTTGCGGCGGCGACAGTGGTGACCGGCCTGGGGCTGGGCGTACTGCTGATGCTGGGGCTGGACAAGTTCACGCCGCATGAACATGAAAGCGTCGGCCGCCAAGGGCCGCATTCGGAGCGCATCAACCGGGTCTGGCTGTTCGTGCTGGCAATCACGCTGCACAACCTTCCCGAAGGTATGGCCATCGGCGTCAGCTTCGCCAGCGGCGACCTGAATGTCGGCCTGCCGTTGACCACCGCCATTGCGATTCAGGACATTCCGGAAGGCCTGGCCATCGCGCTGGCCTTGCGCGCGACGGGGCTGTCGGCCTTCAAGGCCATGCTGGTCGCCATTGGTTCCGGCCTCATGGAACCACTGGGAGCATTGATAGGGCTGGGCATTTCCAGCGGGTTTGCGATCGCCTACCCGGTGAGCATGGGCCTGGCCGCAGGTGCGATGATCTTTGTGGTGTCCCATGAAGTCATCCCGGAAACCCACCGTAACGGCCATCAGACCTCGGCGACACTGGGATTGATGGGCGGGTTCGCAGTGATGATGTTTCTCGACACCGCACTGGGCTAG
- a CDS encoding PLDc N-terminal domain-containing protein — MGSSFNGLVGLIILALDIWAIINVLKSNAETGKKILWVLLIVLLPVLGLIIWAILGPRGNVRI; from the coding sequence ATGGGTTCGTCATTCAATGGCCTGGTCGGTCTGATTATTCTGGCGCTCGATATCTGGGCCATTATCAACGTCTTGAAAAGCAACGCCGAGACCGGGAAGAAAATTCTCTGGGTTTTGTTGATTGTCCTGTTACCGGTACTGGGCCTGATTATCTGGGCGATTCTCGGACCGCGCGGCAACGTGCGTATCTGA
- the speE gene encoding polyamine aminopropyltransferase, which translates to MSDYQETLYEGYGQRFRIEKMLHEVRTEHQHLVIFQNPRMGRVMALDGVIQTTEADEFIYHEMLTHVPILAHGAAKRVLIIGGGDGGMLREVAKHMSVEHITMVEIDATVVEMCKEFLPNHSSGAFEDSRLNLVIDDGMRFVATTEEKFDVIISDSTDPIGPGEVLFSENFYQACHRCLNEGGILVTQNGTPFMQLSGVQTTAGRMNGLFADWHFYQAAIPTYIGGAMTFAWGATDKSYRKLPLETLRQRFSGSGIVTRYYNPEVHIGSFALPQYVLQAVSKASND; encoded by the coding sequence ATGAGCGATTATCAGGAAACGTTGTACGAAGGCTACGGCCAGCGCTTTCGTATCGAAAAGATGCTTCACGAAGTCCGCACCGAGCACCAGCATCTGGTGATCTTCCAGAACCCGCGCATGGGCCGGGTCATGGCGCTGGACGGTGTTATCCAGACCACCGAAGCGGATGAATTCATCTACCACGAAATGCTCACCCACGTGCCGATCCTGGCACACGGCGCAGCCAAGCGTGTGCTGATCATCGGCGGAGGAGACGGCGGCATGCTGCGTGAAGTCGCCAAGCACATGAGCGTAGAACACATCACCATGGTCGAGATCGACGCCACTGTGGTCGAGATGTGCAAGGAGTTCCTGCCCAATCACTCCAGCGGGGCGTTCGAGGATTCGCGTCTTAACCTCGTGATCGACGATGGCATGCGCTTTGTAGCGACCACCGAAGAGAAGTTCGACGTGATCATCTCCGATTCCACCGACCCTATCGGCCCGGGTGAAGTCCTGTTTTCGGAAAACTTCTATCAGGCCTGCCACCGCTGCCTGAACGAAGGCGGCATCCTGGTGACCCAGAACGGCACGCCTTTCATGCAACTGAGCGGTGTCCAGACCACCGCCGGGCGCATGAACGGTCTGTTTGCCGACTGGCATTTCTATCAGGCGGCCATTCCGACTTACATCGGCGGGGCGATGACCTTCGCCTGGGGCGCGACCGACAAGAGCTACCGCAAACTGCCTCTGGAAACCCTGCGTCAGCGTTTTTCAGGCAGCGGCATTGTTACGCGTTATTACAATCCTGAAGTGCATATCGGTTCGTTTGCGTTGCCACAGTACGTGCTTCAGGCTGTGAGCAAAGCCAGCAACGACTGA
- a CDS encoding LTA synthase family protein: protein MAKTDAQIHRQARLHNPNVKSHLAYILLSGFALMVMYTLLRIGLLVYNREMIGDTPASTFIEALFNGMRFDLRLTMYLLIPLVLSLFSARAMAARGFFRFWLTLVGSITLFLGLMEMDFYREFHQRLNGLVFQYVKEDPKTVLSMLWYGFPVVRYLLAWAAVTWLLSLVFKGIDRLTRPRHVTTTGTHTVSPVAPWYMRAGVFVVVLLVMVVCIRGTLRQGPPLRWGDAYTTDSNFANQLGLNGTLTLITAAKSRMSEQRDNIWKATLPQAEAQQTVRDMLLTPHDKLVEPDIAAVRRDFTPPAENTLPIRNVVVILMESFAGHSVGALGSDANITPYFDKLSKEGLLFDHFFSNGTHTHQGMFATMACFPNLPGFEYLMQTPEGAHKLSGLPQLLSTGRNYDDVYVYNGNFAWDNQSGFFSNQGMTNFVGREDFVNPVFSDPTWGVSDQDMFDRGAQELKARQDGKPFYALLQTLSNHTPYALPDPLPVERVTGHGSLDEHLTAMRYADWALGQFFEKAKKEPYFKNTLFVVLGDHGFGNNKQLTEMDLGRFNVPLLLIGPGVQEKFGQRSSTVGTQVDVVPTIMGRLGGLNRNQCWGRDLLNLPEGDKGFGVIKPSGSEQIVAIVSGNRILIEPTEMPAKLMTYTLGANPHAEEVSDAPDMQELKLKLESFLQTATKSLLDNTAGVEASKNRN, encoded by the coding sequence ATGGCCAAAACGGACGCCCAGATTCATCGGCAAGCCCGCCTGCACAACCCGAACGTCAAATCGCACCTCGCGTATATCCTGCTCAGCGGTTTCGCCTTGATGGTGATGTACACCCTGCTGCGTATCGGTCTGCTGGTCTACAACCGCGAGATGATTGGCGACACGCCAGCCTCCACGTTCATTGAAGCGCTGTTCAACGGCATGCGTTTCGACCTGCGCCTGACGATGTACCTGCTGATTCCGCTGGTGCTGTCGCTGTTCAGCGCTCGGGCCATGGCGGCACGCGGGTTCTTCCGTTTCTGGCTGACGCTGGTCGGCAGCATCACGCTGTTCCTGGGCCTGATGGAAATGGACTTCTATCGCGAGTTCCACCAGCGCCTGAACGGTCTGGTGTTCCAGTACGTGAAAGAAGACCCTAAAACCGTGCTGAGCATGTTGTGGTACGGCTTCCCGGTCGTGCGCTACCTGTTGGCATGGGCAGCGGTCACCTGGCTGCTGAGCCTGGTATTCAAAGGCATCGACCGTCTGACGCGGCCACGCCACGTCACCACGACGGGCACTCATACGGTCAGTCCGGTTGCGCCCTGGTATATGCGTGCCGGTGTTTTCGTCGTCGTGCTGCTGGTCATGGTGGTGTGCATTCGCGGGACCCTGCGCCAGGGCCCGCCGCTGCGTTGGGGTGATGCTTACACCACCGACTCGAACTTCGCCAACCAGTTGGGCCTCAACGGTACGCTGACGCTGATCACTGCGGCAAAAAGCCGTATGTCTGAGCAGCGCGACAACATCTGGAAAGCCACACTGCCGCAGGCCGAAGCACAGCAGACCGTGCGCGACATGCTGCTGACCCCGCACGACAAACTGGTCGAGCCGGACATCGCGGCCGTGCGTCGTGACTTCACGCCGCCTGCCGAAAACACGTTGCCGATCCGTAACGTCGTCGTGATTCTGATGGAAAGCTTTGCCGGGCACTCGGTCGGGGCGCTGGGCAGCGATGCCAACATCACGCCGTACTTCGACAAGCTGTCCAAAGAAGGGCTGTTGTTCGATCACTTCTTTTCCAACGGCACCCATACCCACCAGGGCATGTTCGCCACCATGGCATGCTTCCCGAACCTGCCGGGCTTCGAGTACCTGATGCAGACGCCAGAGGGTGCCCACAAGCTGTCCGGCCTGCCGCAGTTGCTGAGCACCGGGCGTAACTACGATGACGTGTACGTCTACAACGGCAACTTCGCCTGGGACAATCAGTCGGGCTTCTTCAGCAACCAGGGCATGACCAACTTCGTCGGCCGCGAGGACTTCGTCAATCCGGTGTTCTCCGATCCGACCTGGGGTGTTTCCGACCAGGACATGTTTGACCGTGGCGCTCAGGAGCTCAAGGCCCGTCAGGATGGCAAGCCGTTCTACGCGCTGCTGCAGACCCTCTCGAACCACACGCCCTACGCCCTGCCGGACCCATTGCCGGTCGAGCGCGTAACCGGCCATGGTTCGCTGGACGAGCATTTGACCGCCATGCGTTACGCCGACTGGGCGCTGGGTCAGTTCTTCGAGAAGGCCAAAAAAGAGCCTTACTTCAAGAACACCCTGTTCGTGGTATTGGGTGACCACGGTTTCGGCAATAACAAGCAACTGACCGAAATGGACCTGGGCCGCTTCAACGTGCCGCTGTTGCTGATCGGTCCTGGCGTGCAGGAGAAATTTGGCCAGCGCAGCAGCACCGTCGGTACACAGGTGGATGTGGTGCCGACCATCATGGGGCGTCTCGGCGGTCTGAACCGCAACCAGTGCTGGGGACGCGATCTGCTGAACCTGCCGGAAGGTGACAAGGGCTTTGGTGTCATCAAGCCGTCGGGCAGCGAACAGATCGTGGCGATCGTCAGCGGCAACCGTATTCTGATCGAGCCTACGGAAATGCCGGCCAAACTGATGACCTACACCCTTGGCGCCAACCCGCATGCTGAAGAGGTCTCTGATGCGCCGGACATGCAGGAACTCAAGCTCAAGCTGGAAAGCTTCCTGCAAACGGCGACCAAGAGCCTTCTGGACAACACGGCCGGCGTCGAGGCCAGCAAGAACCGCAACTGA
- a CDS encoding ribonuclease E inhibitor RraB, producing the protein MSTAYQEDISSNVLRRMKEGGFDFARIYPIEFYAIFPDEQRARQAAEQFRGESLNTQINVRDDGAWHLQLSKVMYATYDGIGDFEQDFQMVISPMDGEVEGWGVTQEIRRLHA; encoded by the coding sequence ATGAGCACAGCCTATCAAGAGGACATCAGCAGCAATGTGCTGCGCCGCATGAAAGAAGGCGGTTTTGATTTTGCGCGAATCTATCCCATCGAGTTCTATGCCATTTTCCCGGACGAGCAACGGGCACGGCAGGCCGCAGAGCAATTTCGCGGTGAATCCCTCAACACTCAGATAAACGTACGTGATGACGGTGCCTGGCACTTGCAACTGAGCAAAGTGATGTATGCGACGTACGACGGCATCGGTGATTTCGAGCAGGATTTTCAGATGGTGATTTCGCCCATGGACGGAGAAGTGGAAGGGTGGGGTGTCACTCAGGAGATCAGAAGACTGCACGCTTGA
- a CDS encoding circularly permuted type 2 ATP-grasp protein: protein MIRTFYDEMYDAGGVVRPHYREFARWLGDTPPELLAQRRREADLLFHRAGITFTLYGDEQGTERLIPFDTIPRSIPASEWRIVERGCIQRVKALNMFLADLYHDQRIIKAGIIPAEQVLANEQYQLAMQGLNLHRDLYSHISGVDLVRDGDGTYYVLEDNLRTPSGVSYMLEDRKMMMRLFPELFAAQRIAPIDHYPNLLLDTLKSSSHLDNPSVVVLTPGRFNSAFFEHAFLAREMGVELVEGADLFVRDDRVFMRTTDGPKAVDVIYRRLDDAFLDPLAFNPDSMLGVPGLLSAYRSGNVVLANAIGTGVADDKSVYPYVTDMIRFYLDEEPILKNVPTWQCRKPEELSHVLANLGDLVVKETQGSGGYGMLVGPAATAAEIEAFRARLKAKPHAYIAQPTLCLSTCPTFVENGIAPRHIDLRPFVLSGRETRVVPGGLTRVALREGSLVVNSSQGGGTKDTWVVED from the coding sequence ATGATCCGCACCTTTTATGACGAGATGTACGATGCTGGCGGTGTTGTTCGCCCGCATTATCGGGAGTTCGCCCGCTGGTTGGGCGATACGCCACCTGAGCTGCTGGCTCAACGCAGGCGTGAAGCCGATTTGCTGTTTCATCGCGCCGGGATCACGTTCACGCTCTATGGTGACGAACAGGGCACCGAGCGGCTTATCCCGTTCGACACCATTCCGCGCAGCATTCCCGCGAGCGAGTGGCGAATTGTCGAGCGCGGCTGCATTCAGCGTGTGAAGGCGCTGAACATGTTTCTGGCTGATCTGTACCACGATCAGCGCATCATCAAGGCCGGGATCATCCCCGCCGAACAGGTGCTGGCCAACGAGCAATATCAGTTGGCAATGCAAGGCCTCAACCTGCACCGGGATCTGTACTCGCACATTTCGGGCGTCGATCTGGTGCGTGACGGTGACGGTACGTATTACGTGCTGGAGGACAACCTGCGTACGCCTAGCGGTGTGAGCTACATGCTCGAAGACCGTAAGATGATGATGCGCCTGTTCCCGGAGCTGTTCGCTGCCCAACGCATCGCGCCGATCGATCATTACCCGAACCTGCTGCTCGACACGCTCAAGAGCTCCAGCCATCTGGACAACCCGAGCGTCGTGGTGCTGACCCCTGGGCGTTTCAACAGCGCCTTTTTCGAGCATGCGTTTCTGGCGCGCGAGATGGGCGTCGAACTGGTGGAAGGTGCTGATCTGTTTGTACGGGATGACCGCGTGTTCATGCGCACCACCGATGGCCCGAAAGCCGTCGACGTGATCTACCGTCGCCTGGACGATGCATTCCTCGATCCGCTGGCGTTCAATCCCGATTCGATGCTGGGTGTGCCGGGCCTGCTGTCCGCCTACCGCTCCGGCAACGTGGTGCTGGCCAATGCCATCGGCACCGGAGTGGCAGATGACAAGTCGGTCTATCCGTATGTCACCGACATGATTCGTTTCTATCTGGACGAAGAGCCGATTCTCAAGAACGTACCGACCTGGCAATGCCGCAAGCCGGAAGAACTGTCACACGTGCTGGCCAACCTGGGCGACCTTGTCGTCAAGGAAACCCAGGGCTCCGGCGGCTACGGCATGCTGGTCGGCCCCGCAGCGACGGCCGCCGAGATCGAAGCCTTTCGCGCGCGTCTCAAAGCCAAGCCGCATGCCTACATCGCCCAGCCCACGCTGTGCCTGTCGACCTGCCCGACCTTTGTCGAGAACGGTATTGCCCCGCGACATATCGATTTGCGTCCCTTTGTCTTGTCCGGTCGCGAAACCCGCGTCGTGCCTGGCGGCCTTACCCGCGTAGCGTTACGCGAAGGCTCGCTGGTCGTGAATTCGTCTCAGGGTGGCGGAACCAAAGACACCTGGGTGGTCGAGGATTAA
- a CDS encoding alpha-E domain-containing protein, with translation MLSRTASDLFWMSRYLERAENLARMLDVSYSLSLMPQDGRGDGLDEIAMPLLITGTLETYIERHGELHAERMLHFFALDATNPASIYSCLGAARASAHAVRGRITADMWENINSTWLEIRGIAQQGLTRYGMSRFCEWVKERSHLFRGATYGTIMRNDAFRFIRLGTFIERADNTMRMLDARYEMLELRGPQANAAADNSAAGYYQWSALLRALSSFEAYTEVYRDAPGARQVAELLLLRADIPRSLRACLEEMDVILASLPGINGRPAQRMAAEMDARLRYTSIDEILDEGLHEWLNEFIPMLAQLGDAIHISYLEAA, from the coding sequence ATGCTAAGTAGAACTGCCTCCGATCTTTTCTGGATGTCGCGTTACCTGGAGCGAGCAGAGAATCTCGCCCGAATGCTGGACGTGAGCTATTCGCTGTCGTTGATGCCCCAGGACGGGCGTGGCGACGGGCTGGATGAAATAGCCATGCCGCTGCTGATCACCGGAACCCTGGAAACCTATATCGAGCGTCACGGTGAATTGCATGCCGAGCGCATGCTGCACTTCTTTGCACTGGACGCGACCAACCCGGCGAGCATCTACAGTTGCCTGGGTGCGGCACGTGCCAGCGCGCACGCGGTACGCGGCCGGATTACGGCGGACATGTGGGAGAACATCAACTCCACGTGGCTTGAAATCCGCGGCATCGCCCAGCAAGGCCTGACGCGCTACGGCATGAGCCGGTTCTGCGAGTGGGTCAAGGAGCGTTCGCACCTGTTCCGCGGTGCGACCTACGGCACCATCATGCGTAACGATGCCTTCCGCTTCATTCGTCTCGGGACTTTCATCGAACGCGCTGACAACACCATGCGCATGCTCGATGCCCGCTATGAAATGCTCGAATTGCGTGGCCCCCAGGCGAATGCCGCTGCCGACAACTCGGCGGCGGGTTACTACCAGTGGAGCGCCTTGCTGCGCGCACTGTCGTCGTTCGAGGCCTACACTGAAGTCTATCGAGACGCCCCTGGCGCACGTCAGGTTGCCGAGCTTTTGCTGCTGCGTGCCGATATTCCGCGTTCGTTGCGCGCCTGTCTGGAAGAGATGGATGTGATCCTCGCCAGCCTGCCAGGCATCAACGGTCGCCCGGCGCAGCGCATGGCGGCTGAAATGGACGCTCGCCTGCGCTACACGAGCATCGACGAAATCCTCGATGAAGGTCTGCATGAGTGGCTGAACGAATTCATCCCGATGCTGGCCCAGTTGGGTGATGCCATCCACATATCGTACCTGGAGGCTGCATGA
- a CDS encoding transglutaminase family protein: MRLSISHETTYHYDDQVRSSIQYLRLTPHDSERQQVLSWQLTLPRPVRAQVDPFGNILHVLSLEEPHEEIIIGARGQVEIDETCEAEHENQSALPFLRVTRLTEPDEAIRSFAAKECRKRNDRTALIDLMQALNQHMTYTQGATEVDTCAAQAFAGRSGVCQDHTHAFLACARSLGVPARYVSGYLCSEDSEHLSSHAWAEAWIDNAWYSFDVTNQLAIPERHLKLAVGLDYLDACPVRGMRRGGGSEQMHAKVVVSPMTGTPKVKVRVQAQSQHQ, encoded by the coding sequence ATGAGACTCTCTATAAGCCACGAGACCACCTATCACTATGATGATCAGGTGCGTTCGAGTATCCAGTACCTGCGCCTGACCCCCCATGACAGTGAACGCCAGCAAGTGCTTAGCTGGCAGCTGACGTTACCGCGCCCGGTGCGGGCGCAGGTCGACCCGTTCGGCAATATCCTGCACGTGCTGAGCCTGGAAGAGCCGCACGAAGAAATCATTATCGGCGCGCGCGGGCAGGTCGAGATCGACGAAACCTGCGAGGCCGAGCATGAAAACCAGTCGGCGCTGCCGTTTCTGCGGGTGACTCGCCTGACCGAGCCGGACGAGGCGATTCGCAGCTTTGCGGCAAAAGAGTGTCGCAAGCGCAATGACCGTACTGCACTGATCGATCTGATGCAGGCTCTGAATCAGCACATGACGTACACCCAGGGCGCGACGGAGGTCGATACCTGCGCAGCCCAGGCATTTGCCGGTCGTTCAGGCGTCTGTCAGGACCATACTCACGCGTTTCTGGCCTGCGCTCGCAGCCTGGGCGTGCCGGCACGTTATGTTTCCGGTTATCTGTGCAGTGAAGACAGCGAGCATCTGTCCAGCCATGCCTGGGCCGAGGCATGGATCGATAACGCCTGGTACAGCTTCGATGTGACTAACCAGCTGGCGATTCCCGAGCGCCATCTGAAGCTCGCCGTCGGGCTGGATTACCTGGATGCCTGTCCGGTGCGCGGCATGCGCCGTGGCGGCGGGTCGGAACAGATGCACGCCAAGGTCGTGGTGTCACCCATGACGGGCACGCCTAAAGTGAAGGTCAGGGTTCAGGCTCAAAGCCAGCATCAGTAA
- a CDS encoding rhodanese-like domain-containing protein, whose amino-acid sequence MRRWIALCALAGSFAAQAGVVDQAAAVAALKEGKLAMDVRSQSDYEAGTVLNAVRVDEVRLVNQMKQVLNDRNAVFVIFSSDNNKANRAQDKLTAAGYFSVINGGNYEELHNALYDTSDDPAE is encoded by the coding sequence ATGCGCCGATGGATAGCGTTATGTGCACTCGCAGGCAGCTTCGCTGCACAGGCGGGCGTTGTGGATCAGGCGGCGGCGGTGGCAGCCTTGAAAGAAGGCAAGCTGGCGATGGATGTGCGCAGCCAGAGCGACTACGAAGCCGGTACTGTGCTGAACGCCGTGCGGGTCGATGAGGTGCGGCTGGTCAATCAGATGAAGCAGGTGCTCAACGACCGCAATGCGGTATTCGTCATCTTCAGCAGCGATAACAACAAGGCCAACAGGGCTCAGGACAAGCTGACGGCAGCGGGTTATTTCAGCGTCATCAACGGCGGCAACTACGAAGAATTGCACAACGCGTTATACGACACGTCTGACGACCCTGCGGAATAA
- a CDS encoding amidotransferase: MPLRICILETDNLRPELVEQYQGYGRMFELLFVRQPIAAELSVYNVVQGIYPPQDERFDAYLVTGSKADSFGTDPWIQTLKGYLLELYQRGEKLLGICFGHQLLALLLGGKTERAAQGWGVGIHHYQLANATPWMTPKMDQLTLLISHQDQVTALPENATVIASSEFCPFAAYHINHQVLCFQGHPEFIHEFSRRLLDLRQEALGEQIYQQGVASLDHDHHGATVAEWMMRFVAHRPEGQAV, from the coding sequence ATGCCTTTACGCATCTGTATTCTGGAAACCGATAACCTGCGTCCGGAACTGGTTGAGCAGTATCAGGGTTACGGACGGATGTTCGAATTGCTGTTCGTGCGCCAGCCGATTGCCGCAGAGCTGTCGGTGTACAACGTGGTGCAAGGCATTTATCCACCTCAGGACGAGCGATTCGACGCTTATCTGGTGACCGGCAGCAAAGCCGACTCGTTCGGCACCGATCCATGGATACAAACCTTGAAGGGCTACTTGCTCGAGCTGTATCAGCGCGGCGAAAAGTTGCTGGGTATCTGCTTTGGCCACCAGTTGCTGGCGTTATTGCTGGGCGGCAAGACCGAACGTGCCGCTCAGGGTTGGGGTGTGGGTATCCATCATTATCAACTGGCAAACGCCACGCCGTGGATGACGCCGAAGATGGACCAGTTGACGCTACTGATCAGCCATCAGGATCAGGTCACTGCGCTGCCCGAGAACGCCACGGTGATTGCCTCCAGCGAGTTCTGCCCGTTCGCGGCTTATCACATCAACCATCAGGTGCTGTGCTTCCAGGGCCATCCTGAGTTCATTCACGAGTTTTCACGCCGCTTGCTGGATCTTCGTCAGGAAGCACTGGGCGAGCAGATTTACCAGCAGGGCGTCGCCAGCCTCGATCATGATCACCACGGGGCCACAGTGGCCGAGTGGATGATGCGTTTCGTGGCGCATCGGCCGGAAGGTCAGGCCGTTTGA